GGCGCACCTGTGCTTGGCGTGGATAATTGGACCAACGGCTGGCTGCCTTCCCTCTATCAGGGAACCGTGATTCGTCCTAAAGAGCCACGGATTCTGAATCTGAATGCGCCCCCCCATCTCAGCGGGAAAGCGCAGGAAAAATACCTCGATTTCCTTGGTCAACTGAATCAACGCCACCTGAATCAGCATCCAGGCGAAGACGATCTTTCCGCCCGCATTGCCAGCTACGAATTGGCTGCCAAGATGCAGACCGCGGCGACGGAAGCACTCGACCTGAGTCAGGAGACAAAAGCTACGCAAGCCATGTACGGCATCGATGTTCCTGAATCAGCCGAGTTCGGCAAACGGTGTCTGATCTCCCGTCGCCTCATTGAACGCGGCGTCCGTTTTGTGCAGATCATGACAGGCAATCAGCATTGGGATCACCACACCAGCATGCGAACCTCACTGCCACGAACCTGCAAGCGGGTGGATGTACCTTCTGCCGGCCTGGTCAAAGACCTCAAACAACGTGGTTTGCTGGATGAAACCCTCGTGCATTGGGGCGGCGAAATGGGACGTTTACCTGTAATCCAGAATGACGCCGGCGTTGCGAAACAGGGCCGCGATCATAATACCTACGGCTTCACCATGTGGCTGGCCGGCGGTGGTTTGAAATCAGGCATGACGTATGGCGAGACTGATGATTTTGGTCACTATGCGGTGAAAGACAAAGTCAGCCACAGTGATTACCACGCGACCTTAATGCATCTATTCGGCCTCGATGCCGAGCGGTTGACCTTCACTCGCAACGGAGCAGAACAGACATTGATTGACGGTCAACCCTGCCGGATTGTGAATGACATCATTGCCTGAGTTCAGTCACTGAAATGACCGATACATATCGATAAAAAAACGCCCTGGTTCAACAGGGCGTTTTTTTTGTTTGACTCATCGAAGTAAATTCAGCACTACTTTGCGGGGACGGCGATCATATCGATCACCAGAATCCGATTCGGAATCCCCACGCTTTTCACCGTCGCTTTAGAAGCTGCCGGCGGACGCTGAGGGTTGTAATATTCCTGGCGGATCTTGCCGAAGTCGCCGCTGATTTCATTTTCAGAAACATAATAAGTGGCTTTCGCCAGATGCTCCATATCACTATGGGCTTCGCCAACGACCTGCTTCAACTGATTGAACACACTGTGAATCCGGGTACTGTTGTCGCCCGGTTCTTTAGATGTAATTCCCGAGACATAAATTCGATCGCTGACATTCGCAATAGCCACCCGGCTGAATACGGGCGAGGATTTCATACCGGTCGGCGTTTTATACGTGACGGTCTCCGCAGGCCGCGTTGTAGAAGAATCGTCTGGCAGTGCGACGATCATCTCAATTTCGATCGGCAGGGAGGAATACCATTCGACCAGTGTGACGGGATGCTTGCTGTCGTACGGGAAAAAACCGTCGATGACCTGGCTGGCTGCTGTTGCCTCGGACATCGGAGTCAGGAAGGCTTTGATCTGGATAATATTTTCTGGTGAACCTCCCAGGTACTTGAGGGTCTGGAAAAGTTCTTCCATCGTCTTTTTAGTGGACTCCGCCAGGGTGTCAGCTTTTACCGCCTGACCTGAAATGTAAGCAGTGCGTCCTGCCGGCAATAAAGCAGCACGGAATCCGGAAACATCGTCATTAAAAATCTGTGCTTGTGCCAGTTTCTTATTGGAACCTGATACGGCAACAGCATCCATGGCCACCAACGCTTTGGGATCAGGCAGTTTAGTGACCACATACGTGCACGCTGGTTGAGCCGTGACTTCCAGTTCCTGGGCCAGTCGTTGTCGTACTTCCGGCACCAGATCTTCACGGGCAACATAGATATTCAACTTCACCAGTTGATTCAGATTACTGTCTACTTTACCGAGTAAGTACTTCAGATTCTTGAGTACGAGCACGGTCTGGTCAACGGCGCCTCCTGCAGCAATTTGTCCTCCTTTGATATTCAAAGGCAGGATCTGGGAGGTATGTGCCAGGACATCGTCTTTGACAATTACACAGAGTGAAGCCCCTGTTTTTGTGGAAGGCTTATAATAAGAAACCTCAGCAGCAGCCAGACCGGTCATTGTTAAAAACAAAACGGCAAGCAGTGAATTTGTCAGAGTTTTCATGATGGACTCATCATTCTAAGAGGATTGATTTCAGTTCATTCCGAAACGAAGCACTACGAATCAGAATTCGTTTCCATTATTTTACTCGCCAGAATTCATCAAAGAAATTGGCATCCACGACTTTGCCCGGATATTGGCTACTCGCGGGAGTACGCAAGTCGATAATCGCCCAGTCAGGCAGCATCGGCACCTGGCGTGCATTATTCAGATACGCATATTCGCGATAGGTAAAGCCGCTGTTGAGGACCACGTATTTTTCGGGGTTCAACGGATTCGGGAAAATCAGGATGGGAGCATGATGATCGGCAGGGTATTGCTTATTGCCGACGACAATCGAATCCTTGTTCCATTGGATAGGCAGCTTGTCCACAATTTTTTTGATGAGTTGGTTACTCTGGGGATCGCCCCACAGCACCAGATTGCTTGCAGCGATTTCTTTATCCGTGATCAGTGAATCCTGCATCACGCGGGCATCACCGCGAAACTGCTGACGCCAATGCACGATGGCGTGTTTCATTTCGGACTGAACCCACTTGTCTACAGTCGGCGAAGCACAGGTTCCGGACGGGGAGACAAAAATAAAGGAATCCATGAAGGCATCGTCAATCGGGCCTTGCAGATTATGTTTTTTAACGAGTTGACCCGGTTCATAAACGGCGGGTCCCAACTGCCAGCCCGCAGCAGTATTATGAAACGAAACCTCCCAGGAACGGTCTGATTTGGGGCGTGGCGCTTCGAGTACGACATCATCAATCTGAACGGTGACCGGTTGCGTCATATCCATTGGTGACTCTCCCGCTGCCATCTTCAGTGTGAATCCGGTGACATTCCTGGTTTTGACGTCCACCCGGTTTCGCGAACGCAGACGGGCATCAATTTGTGCCTGCGTCCATTCTTCGCCCATCGCATCCAGGGTGACCCACGCCATCTGATTGTATTTCAAAGTATAGGCAACCAGATGCACGGTACGGGGAACTCGCTGACGGCCCACGCGTGCGAGGGAATCCATTTTGTCTTCGATGACCAGTTTGGAATCGGGGTGAATCTTGTGTGCCGTGTTGGGGCCGATGATATGCACGAGATCAATGCCGACTTTTTTCAAGGCGTCTTCCATCACGTCGGCTGCCTGCTTCTGACGGTCGATTTCCCCACTGTAGGCAACGGTCGGACACTGATACAGATTGAGCGCGTAACCGGGGCAGTCATACATTTGCCACAATTTCTTTTCGTACCAGGTCGGTTTCAGTGTCTCTTTCTGAAACACATCCAGGAACAGAGGTGTTTCTGAAAAGCCGGCTCCCGGATTCGCAGCGAACCAGCGATCCGCATAATGTACGGCGAACTGCCAGCAGGCAGCGCCTCCCATTGAAAATCCACGAACGGAGACGCGGTCGTCATCGATACGGTAATTCTGCTTTGTTGATTCCAGTGCTTCCAGTACATCGATTTCACCGGCGAACTTGAAGGCATTGGAATAGCGACCGTAGGGATGCAACACGATGGTGTTGGCAGGCGTGTATTGTCCACGTGAGCGTTGCTGCTGGCTGATGAAGTTGACTTCGCTCAGCCGTTCGCCTCTGCCATGAAACCAGAGGTCACACCGATACTGGCTTTTTCCTTCAAACGTATAGCTGTCGGGAATCACCAGGCCGTAGGGTTGCACGGTCTGATCGATCTTCGAGATATAACCGCGGACGACCAGTCCTGTCTGACGTGTCCAGGGGGCTTCCCCTTTGAGTAGTTGATCGGCCCGTTCCTGCCCCTGTTGTAATAGCTTGAGCCCGTTGCCAATTTCGCGTTCGTGAAAGAATTCCTGATATTCAAGGGCACACCGCACGGCTCGATGATAGATTT
This genomic interval from Gimesia alba contains the following:
- a CDS encoding RidA family protein encodes the protein MKTLTNSLLAVLFLTMTGLAAAEVSYYKPSTKTGASLCVIVKDDVLAHTSQILPLNIKGGQIAAGGAVDQTVLVLKNLKYLLGKVDSNLNQLVKLNIYVAREDLVPEVRQRLAQELEVTAQPACTYVVTKLPDPKALVAMDAVAVSGSNKKLAQAQIFNDDVSGFRAALLPAGRTAYISGQAVKADTLAESTKKTMEELFQTLKYLGGSPENIIQIKAFLTPMSEATAASQVIDGFFPYDSKHPVTLVEWYSSLPIEIEMIVALPDDSSTTRPAETVTYKTPTGMKSSPVFSRVAIANVSDRIYVSGITSKEPGDNSTRIHSVFNQLKQVVGEAHSDMEHLAKATYYVSENEISGDFGKIRQEYYNPQRPPAASKATVKSVGIPNRILVIDMIAVPAK
- a CDS encoding DUF1501 domain-containing protein, which translates into the protein MNHKPNISAAHSRRHFLATSSMGIGSVALSWLLNQEQLQAKTPVVRPELEKKHFDLKLKPTHHAPKAKAMISMFMQGGPSHLDMFDPKPMLQKYDGKKFPGDIKYDNAAQASSKVLGSPWKFSKHGECGTELSELLPGLGEVVDDIVLMRSMHTGVNNHGQSIYAMHSGRILPGRPTLGSWLTYGLGCESENLPAYIAMVDPGGAPVLGVDNWTNGWLPSLYQGTVIRPKEPRILNLNAPPHLSGKAQEKYLDFLGQLNQRHLNQHPGEDDLSARIASYELAAKMQTAATEALDLSQETKATQAMYGIDVPESAEFGKRCLISRRLIERGVRFVQIMTGNQHWDHHTSMRTSLPRTCKRVDVPSAGLVKDLKQRGLLDETLVHWGGEMGRLPVIQNDAGVAKQGRDHNTYGFTMWLAGGGLKSGMTYGETDDFGHYAVKDKVSHSDYHATLMHLFGLDAERLTFTRNGAEQTLIDGQPCRIVNDIIA
- a CDS encoding prolyl oligopeptidase family serine peptidase, which encodes MIFPRNFIVKTTIALALCVTLSPTLVYADGPADNIPDKVRRIPALGVEVPAAKKQELQQGLAKLQTSLDQLNKSKDARIKALIPDVEIYHRAVRCALEYQEFFHEREIGNGLKLLQQGQERADQLLKGEAPWTRQTGLVVRGYISKIDQTVQPYGLVIPDSYTFEGKSQYRCDLWFHGRGERLSEVNFISQQQRSRGQYTPANTIVLHPYGRYSNAFKFAGEIDVLEALESTKQNYRIDDDRVSVRGFSMGGAACWQFAVHYADRWFAANPGAGFSETPLFLDVFQKETLKPTWYEKKLWQMYDCPGYALNLYQCPTVAYSGEIDRQKQAADVMEDALKKVGIDLVHIIGPNTAHKIHPDSKLVIEDKMDSLARVGRQRVPRTVHLVAYTLKYNQMAWVTLDAMGEEWTQAQIDARLRSRNRVDVKTRNVTGFTLKMAAGESPMDMTQPVTVQIDDVVLEAPRPKSDRSWEVSFHNTAAGWQLGPAVYEPGQLVKKHNLQGPIDDAFMDSFIFVSPSGTCASPTVDKWVQSEMKHAIVHWRQQFRGDARVMQDSLITDKEIAASNLVLWGDPQSNQLIKKIVDKLPIQWNKDSIVVGNKQYPADHHAPILIFPNPLNPEKYVVLNSGFTYREYAYLNNARQVPMLPDWAIIDLRTPASSQYPGKVVDANFFDEFWRVK